A window of Juglans regia cultivar Chandler chromosome 7, Walnut 2.0, whole genome shotgun sequence contains these coding sequences:
- the LOC109006769 gene encoding 1-aminocyclopropane-1-carboxylate oxidase homolog 3-like translates to MVREEVADYDRASELKAFDDTKGGVKGLVDAGVTEIPRIFHLPPDCFGKINSVPDVSDETELSTIPVIDLEGIEKYVTKRKEVVEAVRDASETWGFFQVVNHGIPVDVLEEMKEGVRKFYEQDTEIKKEFYTRDPIRPVVYNANFDLYHAPTANWRDTFMCSMAPSPPKSEDLPAPCRDILEEYSKQVMKLGILLLDLLSEALGLNSEHLNGIDCAEGLMVLCHYYPSCPQPELTLGATQHADNSFLTVLLQDQIGGLQVLHQDKWIHIPSVPGALVINIGDLLQLITNDRFKSVEHRVLTSRSSSRVSVASFFCTGLRPTAKVYGPIKELLSEDNPPKYKETTVREYSTHYKNKGLDGTSALLHFRL, encoded by the exons ATGGTGAGAGAAGAAGTTGCAGACTATGATAGAGCAAGCGAGTTGAAGGCTTTTGATGACACAAAGGGCGGTGTCAAGGGACTAGTAGATGCTGGGGTTACTGAGATCCCTCGTATATTTCATTTACCACCGGATTGCTTCGGCAAGATTAACTCAGTACCTGATGTTTCTGATGAAACCGAGTTGAGCACCATTCCTGTCATAGACCTCGAAGGCATCGAGAAATATGTAACAAAACGCAAGGAGGTTGTGGAAGCGGTTCGTGATGCATCAGAGACGTGGGGTTTCTTTCAGGTGGTGAATCATGGGATCCCTGTGGATGTTCTGGAGGAGATGAAGGAAGGGGTACGTAAGTTTTACGAGCAAGATACAGAGATTAAGAAAGAGTTCTATACCCGTGACCCCATTAGACCGGTTGTGTACAACGCTAACTTCGATCTATACCATGCACCCACTGCTAATTGGAGGGATACATTTATGTGTTCTATGGCTCCCAGCCCCCCCAAGTCAGAAGACCTTCCAGCTCCATGCAG AGATATACTGGAAGAGTACTCGAAGCAAGTGATGAAGTTGGGGATTTTATTGTTGGACCTATTGTCGGAGGCTCTTGGGCTAAACTCGGAGCACCTAAATGGCATAGATTGCGCTGAGGGGCTCATGGTTCTTTGCCATTACTATCCGTCTTGCCCACAGCCAGAGTTGACATTGGGCGCAACCCAGCACGCTGACAATTCCTTTCTTACCGTGCTTCTGCAAGACCAGATAGGTGGCCTCCAAGTTCTTCACCAGGACAAGTGGATCCACATCCCCTCCGTGCCTGGGGCTCTTGTTATCAACATTGGAGATCTTCTACAG CTTATAACAAATGACAGATTTAAGAGCGTTGAACACAGAGTATTGACAAGCCGGTCAAGTTCAAGAGTGTCTGTGGCAAGCTTTTTTTGCACAGGTCTTCGGCCGACCGCAAAAGTTTACGGGCCCATCAAGGAGTTATTGTCAGAAGACAATCCTCCAAAGTATAAAGAAACCACGGTTAGAGAGTATTCTACCCACTACAAGAACAAAGGCCTTGATGGGACTTCTGCGCTGCTTCATTTCAGACTTTGA